A single region of the Neisseriaceae bacterium genome encodes:
- the ychF gene encoding redox-regulated ATPase YchF: MSLKCGIVGLPNVGKSTLFNALTKAGIEAANYPFCTIEPNTGIVEVPDPRLTTLSNIVNPQKIQPAIVEFIDIAGLVAGASKGEGLGNQFLGNIRETNAIINVVRCFDDPNIIHVAGRVNAIDDVEIIATELALADLSTVEKIIAREGKKAKSGNKETAALINLLQRLIQPLNEGKHLRLLNLSDDEQKLLKPLCLLTIKPVLYVANVLEDGFENNPLLTQLQELGVKENVPVIAISAAMESEIADLEDDEKRDFLNEMGLEEPGLNRLIRAAYDLLGLRTYFTAGVKEVRAWTIHKGDSAPQAAGVIHTDFERGFIRAQVIAYEDFITLGGETKSKEAGKMRTEGKDYIVQDGDIIHFLFNV; the protein is encoded by the coding sequence ATGAGTTTAAAATGCGGAATCGTTGGTCTGCCTAATGTAGGTAAATCAACTCTTTTTAATGCTTTAACTAAAGCAGGAATTGAAGCTGCAAACTATCCTTTCTGTACTATAGAGCCGAACACTGGTATTGTAGAGGTACCTGACCCTCGTTTAACCACACTATCTAATATTGTTAATCCACAAAAAATACAACCTGCTATCGTTGAATTTATCGATATCGCGGGTTTAGTCGCTGGTGCTAGCAAAGGAGAGGGTCTAGGAAACCAATTTCTGGGGAATATAAGAGAAACCAATGCTATCATCAATGTTGTTCGTTGTTTTGATGACCCCAATATTATTCATGTTGCTGGGCGTGTTAATGCAATTGATGATGTAGAAATTATTGCTACGGAACTGGCTTTAGCCGACTTGAGCACAGTAGAAAAAATAATTGCAAGAGAAGGTAAAAAAGCAAAATCAGGAAATAAAGAAACAGCTGCTTTAATCAACTTGCTGCAAAGATTAATACAACCTTTAAATGAAGGGAAACATTTACGTTTACTTAACCTTTCTGATGATGAACAAAAACTATTAAAACCACTTTGTTTGTTAACTATTAAACCGGTACTTTATGTTGCCAACGTACTGGAAGATGGCTTTGAGAATAATCCTCTTCTCACTCAGTTACAGGAACTGGGAGTGAAAGAAAATGTTCCTGTTATTGCTATTAGTGCAGCAATGGAATCAGAAATAGCTGATTTAGAAGATGATGAAAAAAGAGACTTTCTCAATGAAATGGGTCTTGAGGAACCGGGATTGAATCGTCTTATCCGAGCAGCATACGATTTATTAGGTTTACGAACTTATTTTACTGCAGGCGTAAAAGAAGTCAGGGCTTGGACTATTCACAAAGGTGATAGTGCACCTCAAGCTGCTGGTGTTATTCACACTGATTTCGAACGAGGATTTATTCGTGCACAGGTAATTGCATATGAAGATTTTATTACTTTAGGAGGGGAAACTAAATCCAAAGAAGCCGGCAAAATGAGAACAGAAGGAAAAGATTATATTGTACAAGATGGTGATATAATTCATTTCCTATTTAACGTTTAA
- a CDS encoding GNAT family N-acetyltransferase produces MSLITFIRKATSYDCEEIYNVHLFAVQYACKNCYDDKILEAWSQLLYPESYLASLKNKELWLIEYKNQIQGFFQLDLKNAELDALYVHPFVHNNGLGTALIQKAEKIAYDSNLTFIKLYASLNSVYFYELSGYKKLQSCQLMLNNKTGIDCVFMKKDLMEEYGL; encoded by the coding sequence ATGAGTTTGATTACATTTATTAGAAAAGCCACTTCTTATGATTGCGAAGAGATATATAATGTACATTTGTTCGCAGTCCAATATGCCTGTAAAAACTGTTATGATGATAAAATATTGGAGGCATGGTCTCAGTTGCTTTATCCTGAAAGTTATTTAGCTAGTCTTAAAAATAAAGAATTATGGTTGATTGAATATAAAAACCAAATCCAAGGTTTTTTCCAATTAGATTTAAAAAATGCAGAATTAGATGCACTATATGTACACCCTTTTGTGCATAATAATGGTTTAGGTACTGCCTTAATTCAAAAAGCAGAAAAAATTGCTTACGACTCTAACCTTACCTTTATCAAACTGTATGCATCCCTCAACTCTGTATATTTTTACGAGCTATCAGGCTACAAAAAATTACAAAGCTGCCAACTAATGCTCAATAATAAAACAGGTATAGACTGTGTTTTCATGAAAAAAGATTTAATGGAAGAATACGGTTTATAA
- a CDS encoding cardiolipin synthase B — protein MNKNYSKQIRVCTMDKVKTNEVSEGISIDKILETSICRITGGSKSTKNNKITYLKDAVENFPVWLEGINSAEKFICIEMYIWEPKNYGQKVRDLLIKKLKQGVNVYLIYDWFGSLSAHIKGFFNPLRENGARVFTFNKLNVFSGMGVLSRNHRKSIIIDGRKAYVSGLCMSSDWEGDPKKGIPAWRDSGLELEGPIVLEVLEAFKGTLSDLSEVAFDEKPLPMRDLSQEASLSNAWVIATSRLTANMIRLDLMAITFAQSSVWITDAYFMPTKMYLQLLINAAKDGVDVRILVPRSSDIPWIASVSRTQYRDLLEAGVRIFEWNGSMIHSKTLVLDGKWARVGSTNLNISSWFANSELDIMLEGEEAVLPLAMAYLDDIKHSTEIVLSEDRKAQLANEREKLTPVERSRFTNMQSKALVRQMAYLGKSIDEIFRGSTEDQDVLDKAEFYSYLGISIVLLVLTILFFKFTDLIAYPIIFTSFVTTFLTGYRSFQAFRLIKNEKSDRRKGKMG, from the coding sequence ATGAACAAAAATTATTCAAAACAAATAAGGGTTTGTACTATGGACAAAGTAAAAACAAATGAAGTATCAGAAGGGATATCAATAGATAAAATATTAGAAACTTCTATTTGTAGAATTACGGGAGGTTCTAAATCAACGAAAAATAATAAAATAACCTATTTAAAAGATGCAGTAGAAAATTTTCCAGTATGGTTAGAGGGTATCAATTCAGCAGAAAAATTCATTTGTATTGAGATGTACATATGGGAGCCCAAAAATTATGGTCAAAAAGTCCGAGATTTACTTATCAAAAAATTAAAACAGGGGGTTAATGTTTATTTAATTTATGACTGGTTTGGAAGCTTGAGTGCACATATCAAAGGTTTTTTTAATCCATTAAGAGAGAATGGAGCACGGGTTTTTACATTTAATAAATTAAATGTTTTTTCAGGAATGGGAGTCTTATCTCGTAATCATCGTAAATCTATTATTATAGATGGTAGAAAAGCATATGTATCTGGACTATGTATGTCTTCAGATTGGGAAGGAGATCCCAAAAAAGGAATTCCTGCTTGGCGAGATAGTGGACTTGAATTAGAGGGGCCAATTGTATTAGAAGTTTTAGAAGCTTTTAAAGGAACATTATCTGATCTTTCAGAAGTAGCTTTTGATGAAAAACCATTACCTATGAGAGATTTATCTCAAGAAGCATCCTTATCAAATGCTTGGGTGATAGCAACTAGCCGATTGACTGCAAATATGATACGCTTGGATTTGATGGCCATTACTTTTGCGCAATCAAGTGTTTGGATTACTGACGCTTATTTCATGCCAACCAAAATGTACCTACAATTGTTGATTAATGCAGCCAAAGATGGCGTCGATGTTAGAATATTAGTTCCACGTTCATCTGATATCCCTTGGATTGCTTCTGTTTCTAGAACCCAATATCGTGATTTACTAGAGGCTGGTGTAAGAATCTTTGAATGGAATGGTTCGATGATTCATTCAAAAACATTAGTTTTGGATGGAAAATGGGCAAGAGTTGGTTCAACTAATTTAAATATATCTAGTTGGTTTGCCAATAGTGAGTTAGATATTATGTTGGAGGGAGAAGAAGCAGTTTTACCATTGGCAATGGCATATTTAGATGATATTAAACATTCTACTGAGATAGTATTAAGTGAAGATAGGAAAGCACAATTAGCCAATGAGCGGGAAAAATTAACCCCTGTAGAGAGAAGTCGATTTACAAATATGCAATCAAAAGCTTTAGTAAGACAAATGGCTTATTTAGGTAAAAGTATAGATGAAATTTTTCGCGGTAGTACAGAAGATCAAGATGTTTTAGACAAAGCAGAGTTTTACTCATATTTAGGGATTAGTATTGTTCTTTTAGTATTGACTATTTTATTCTTTAAATTCACTGATTTAATTGCATATCCTATTATTTTTACATCATTTGTAACCACATTTTTAACTGGGTATCGTTCGTTTCAAGCTTTTAGATTAATTAAAAATGAAAAAAGTGATAGGCGTAAAGGCAAAATGGGATGA
- a CDS encoding CBS domain-containing protein produces the protein MDFSWVLDLNILIGFITLLVLELVLGIDNLVFVAIISNKAKLEHRDLARISGLSLAIVIRIIMLALASYLISMTKPLFTFANMIFSAKDMLMIAGGLFLIYKTTTELHEKIDEQVQYKDTYQTRADYTPTGIVILQIILLDAVFSIDSVITAVGMINHITVAMLSVTIAMIFMIMGSKHLTEFINKHPTVVILCLGFLLLIGLSLILEGFHISVPKGYIYAAILFSIMIEILNQISSKNRKENTYTSVSWRRRTIDSVLGMMGVRESILASATKNGEVIEDQSIFEDNEKHMIRRVLTLAEKPIEAIMTPRMEIEKLNISKSVEEQRNDLKDSPYSRLIVVGKAGIEEPLGYISKKDILTELLESEKYDINKLIKQPLFIPETATVLTALELFRNSLSDIGLVVDEFGTVLGLVSMKNIMESIAGEFPEEYEQTELPSIQTNPDQSITVEGSLDYDQLTQIIHIPPLPEDSEFHSVAGLIMEELQQIPNIGDSIEYYGYTFKVLEKNGQKIERVKIKPYHNKQ, from the coding sequence ATGGATTTTAGTTGGGTTTTAGATCTCAATATTCTCATTGGTTTTATCACATTATTAGTCTTAGAACTTGTGCTTGGTATAGACAATCTGGTATTTGTTGCTATTATTTCCAATAAAGCAAAACTTGAACATAGAGATCTTGCCCGTATTTCAGGTTTGAGTTTAGCCATTGTTATTCGTATCATCATGCTTGCACTGGCATCATATTTAATTTCCATGACAAAACCTCTATTTACCTTTGCCAATATGATATTTTCTGCTAAAGATATGCTCATGATTGCAGGTGGACTGTTTTTAATTTATAAAACTACAACTGAATTACATGAAAAGATTGATGAGCAAGTCCAATATAAAGATACTTACCAAACCAGAGCAGATTATACTCCTACAGGCATTGTTATACTACAGATTATATTATTAGATGCTGTTTTTTCTATTGACTCAGTGATTACGGCGGTTGGAATGATTAACCATATTACTGTGGCAATGTTGTCAGTTACAATTGCTATGATATTTATGATCATGGGCAGTAAACATTTAACAGAATTTATCAACAAACACCCCACAGTGGTGATACTATGTTTAGGTTTTTTGTTATTAATTGGACTTTCCCTGATCCTGGAAGGTTTCCATATTAGTGTGCCTAAGGGCTATATCTATGCGGCTATTCTCTTCTCTATTATGATTGAAATACTCAATCAAATATCTTCTAAAAACCGAAAAGAAAATACCTATACCAGTGTGAGTTGGAGAAGAAGAACCATTGATTCTGTTTTAGGTATGATGGGTGTTCGTGAAAGTATTTTAGCCAGTGCTACTAAAAATGGGGAAGTCATAGAAGATCAAAGTATTTTTGAAGATAATGAAAAACATATGATTCGTAGGGTTCTTACCTTGGCAGAAAAACCTATCGAAGCAATTATGACACCACGAATGGAAATTGAAAAATTAAATATTTCTAAATCTGTTGAAGAACAAAGGAATGATTTAAAAGACAGCCCCTATTCTCGCTTGATTGTAGTAGGCAAAGCAGGTATTGAAGAGCCTTTAGGTTATATTAGTAAGAAAGACATTCTTACTGAATTACTTGAGTCTGAAAAGTATGATATTAATAAATTAATCAAACAACCTCTCTTTATTCCCGAAACAGCAACGGTGTTAACTGCACTAGAACTATTTAGAAATTCACTTTCAGATATTGGTCTAGTTGTCGATGAGTTTGGTACTGTTTTAGGGCTAGTTAGTATGAAGAACATTATGGAATCTATTGCTGGGGAATTTCCAGAAGAATATGAACAAACAGAACTCCCAAGTATTCAAACTAACCCAGACCAAAGTATCACAGTAGAAGGATCATTAGACTACGATCAGCTAACCCAAATAATACACATACCACCACTGCCAGAAGATAGTGAGTTCCATTCAGTTGCTGGTTTAATTATGGAAGAATTACAACAAATTCCTAATATTGGAGATTCAATAGAATATTATGGTTATACCTTTAAAGTTCTGGAAAAAAATGGACAGAAAATAGAACGTGTTAAAATTAAACCATATCATAATAAGCAATAA
- a CDS encoding YihA family ribosome biogenesis GTP-binding protein → MQYSNFFRETKFFTTVNYLKDLPIVDREIAFVGRSNAGKSSVINILTGRNRLAYVSKTPGRTQHINYFQLKNGDFMVDLPGYGYAAVPESVRKHWVDLLGNYLVSREAILGLVMIMDSRHPLKELDKVMLDFFFPRRLPVHILLSKADKLSRQEQMRTLFMVKKALQSWLSDGMQLSVQLFSSLKKTGIEEVEEIVGSWFEAD, encoded by the coding sequence ATGCAATATTCCAATTTTTTTCGTGAGACTAAGTTTTTTACTACAGTGAATTATTTAAAAGATTTACCGATAGTTGATAGAGAAATTGCTTTTGTAGGAAGAAGTAATGCAGGTAAATCAAGTGTTATCAATATATTAACAGGACGTAATCGTCTAGCATATGTCTCTAAAACACCAGGAAGAACACAACATATTAATTATTTTCAATTAAAGAATGGTGATTTCATGGTGGATCTACCAGGGTATGGGTATGCAGCAGTACCAGAGTCTGTGAGAAAACATTGGGTTGATTTATTGGGAAATTATTTAGTCAGTCGTGAAGCTATTTTAGGTTTAGTGATGATTATGGATAGTCGTCATCCACTAAAAGAGTTAGATAAAGTTATGTTAGATTTCTTCTTCCCAAGGCGATTACCTGTACATATTTTGCTCTCTAAAGCAGATAAATTATCTCGTCAAGAACAGATGAGGACTTTATTTATGGTTAAAAAAGCATTACAGTCTTGGTTGTCAGATGGAATGCAACTATCGGTACAGTTATTTTCAAGCCTCAAAAAAACAGGCATAGAAGAAGTAGAAGAAATAGTTGGTTCCTGGTTTGAAGCTGATTAG